The Cannabis sativa cultivar Pink pepper isolate KNU-18-1 chromosome 8, ASM2916894v1, whole genome shotgun sequence genomic interval TGGGGGCTGCTATGGCTGCTGGTTCTTCGTGTTGAACAATGTGGTGAAATGAGGAAGACGAAGCTATGGGTTCTTTTATATAACCCTATGGTGTCGGTTATTTGGTATTAATCGACGCCATAGGTACACATGTGTCGTATGTGCACCTATATATGGCGTTGGTTAATACTAAATAATCGACGCCATAGGATTAATAAAAAACCCTTAATTTTATCCAACCTCCAACCGACGACGTAGGTATAATTAAATTCTATACCTATGGTTCTTACTAAAAATCCgtctctaaatgtcaatttcaaacCAAGTAGGTATTTTCACACTCTTTAGCTttcctttttataaaataaattgaaaaaacaGACTCTAAAAAATCATATTGTAGTACTAGTAGTGTGGTAAAagtctcttttcttttttcttataatgatttttctttatttgacaataaaaatatgtatatattttaataaatatagttTTGCTAACTGAGAATGACGAACCATAAGCAAGTCAATaattttatatgatttttatgTATAGCATCTTAATTTTATCAATAGATGCCTAGATGGGTACTATTctccaataatttttttatatatgaatgGGTGCACTGCGaataattgtatattttttcatAGAGGATGAAACTGttaaccatttatttttgttaaagtTAACTTTGTTTGAATAAATTCTGTTACAAAAtgttaaataaacatttatatacatttttatatatatatatataaacagttTTGCTGCTGGTTTTTCAACTGGTGCTGTTGAGGAGCAGTCTTTTGGAAGCTGGTTTAGGGATGCGGCTGTTAGATGGAGCGAAGTCGAATTCAGTTTGACAATCATGCTTTGTTGGTCTTTATGGCAGGCCCGAAATGATCTGCGAATCATACACCATCGCTAGAGCTTCCGTTTCTTTTGTTGATTGTACGTACAAAAAATCTACTGTCCCTACTACATTTATGGATGTAATTCTGAGTGATATCTTATAAAGTatgcatattttattttttttaaaaaaaattaagccacACGAACAAATCACTTTATTATCAGGCTGTCAATCCTAATCGTTCTTTCGTTTTATTTCGTTTTTGTTGTTTGGTTTTTTAATGCCAAAGGCAAATATTAATTGTACGGAAAATCTAAATGGATTGCTAGTCACTTTAGACATCTTTAAAGCATGACAAAAACAAATCACGAGAAAGGGGAAAAAAATCATTATCGTCTTTATAAGCATATATAGTATATACCCAAACctttaaaaatgaaaacaagACCAAATTTCACTAATAATCACCAGTATCcaataaatttacaaagtttATTACACGCCCAAAGATGGTGAGCTCACAGCTTACAGCTTTCTATAACTTTGAACCTCTGAACTTTAACTATGTAGTTTAatctttttaataaattaatgaaaatttaatcacaatttgttttttctttcgAAAATATTACCTAGAGTAATAGTGTACGTATATATAATTATTGCAAAATAAGTACGTATAAATAATTACGTAATTGCGACTAGTGggaaaaagaagaataaaaacaaatcagtacatatACGTATATGTTATGCATGTACATATATCTTTTAAATCTTCATTTGTTAACTTTTGTTATGGGCGGTGTCACTGTGTCATACTCTAATTCGAGaaatattttcaacattgcTGGTTTTTGAAGGTCGCGTGCGCCTTGATTGCACCTATATCAGGCTTAAAAAGTCACTATACAAATATGAGCATTactattaggcaccagtggtgttTATTAGCACCTTTCAACATGTCGCATTGCAATTGATTAACGATATTcgctaaaagttattatattaaactatatgagacccgatacttaattagacCAATAACGATAGTGACACATAGGAGAGTGCTAGGCTTTagtatttttctataaatatatatatatctatatataagtATTGCTATTGGGCACTAATGTGGCTATCGATactctttaaaaattattacatcaAACTATATAAGACCTAATATTTAATTGGACTAATAGTAATATTGACACATAAGAGGGTGTGATGTCTTTTAATATTTctctccctatatatataagGAATGCATGAGACACACATGGTGCTTAGTACTACTATGAAATATCGCTTTTTAACTAGTTAgtaatttttacaatatttattaaagtaaaacaaataaaacttaatattaaattgtactaataaaaatatttcatttcacAAAATACCAAACACCATGAgtatcatttaatatttctctctctatatatcaTCCTTTGTATCTAgtcaattaattataatattttttttggtaaataaaatatttatcattttttttcttctccataaaatgaattattatatgttaaaatattttttttttgatttaagcgtttatatattacaacatgTTTTTAACTGGGACTCGAACTCAGGACCTCCAACACTCACACACTCActtatggccacttgagctagccccaATGGTTAAATGATAAATATTTTAAGACATTACATCTCATACATCCTTCACCTTAATTTCTATGAATAATCCATATTTTGGTCACTCTTTTTCTCTCCCTACTTCTTTATAGATTTActagtatataaatatgtacgtATTTATACAAATTGATCACTTTTCAACTGGATGATAGCAACCACACTTGGAAATATacactataatatatataccaaaTAATGACATCTTTCCTCACAAGATACCCTTGGCCATGTTCCAACATTAATGTGTCACTTAAGTAACAATAATATAGCACTACTCCTCTTGTCTTGTCTTCTTCTTAAATCTCTCCACTCACACCTGTAATAAGAACTCAATACTTTACAGCTTAACACAGTACTTTTAAGTTAGAGCAGTATCCCTTTTGTACAAGAGGATCaccaagatatatatataaaatgaaaatatatataaattaatttttatatatacttatatatataaattgttgGGTATTAATTTAAGTTACATATGAGAAGAATAAAAAAAGATTATCTTGAAtataagtattttatttattttattattagtatgatcttataaaataatataaaatatataaaaacaaaagaaaaagaagatgaagagagaaagagaatttGAATGgaaatattttagttattttttctaatgagatgaaTCCACTACTATAAAAAGGGATATTCACGACGGTTCTAAAAATGCTTTTTGGGAGAACtgtcactaaaaaaattaaaggagTATTTAAAACGTACCGTTGGGAAAAATAGGATAttcccgacggttttaaactATCGGGAGGTATATATAAGCGACAATTTTTAAATGTACCATAATAAATTCTGTGTGTTTGTAAAAGGGAATtgccgacggttttaaaccgttggCACTTGCCATGCTTCCGTTTTACGCGTTTCAGATTCGAAATTTCATTTCCCAcatcttaaattttaaatttttatttttcccatCTTAAAATTCATTTCCCTCCTCTTAAGGTAGAAACTCCCTAAAAAAACCATATCGTATTTTTTCAAAGtcatttgtaaattttattttatttctcgaCTCTCCTCCGCTACCACGAGCTACGCCGTCATTTTCCTTCGCTCTCTCTCGCTATGTCCCTCACCTCCGCTCTCTCATGGTAGCACAAAGGTAAGCACACCATTCTCTTATTTGTTGTTTAAATTTCTACTAGGCATGATTTGGTTTGTTAATCTTGATTTGTGTGTGTTCAAAATGAATCTGAAGCCTGCAAATTGAAGAAAGTTTCAAGGATCGTCAAGTGAAAAGCAATCTGGAACTTGTAAAAGAAAATTTTGAGGAGGATGAAGACGAGCACAATGACGGTGGAGGAGGATAAAGCTTGTAAAGGTTTTGGAGCGGCTGCGACATATTCGAGAAGTGGTTTCGATAAATATGgacgataatttatttttgggggCAAACCACTATAGCGATGGTTTAAAACTGTCAGCTATACTATAGGCGAGACTTTTATAGACCGTCGAGAATTCTTTcctccactctctctctcgctATGTCCCTCACCTCCTCTCTCTCGTGGTAGCACAAAGATAAGCAAAACATTCTCTTATTTGTTGTTTAAATTTCTATTAGGCATGATTTGGTTTGTTAATCTTAATTTGTGTGTGTTCAAAATAAATCTGAAGCTTGCAAATCGAAGAAAGTTTCAAGGATCGTCAAGTGAAAAGCAATCCGAAACTTGTAAAAGAAAATTTTGAGGAGGATGAAGACGAGCACAACGACGGTGGAAGAGGCTAAAGCTTGTAAAGGTTTTGGAGCGGCTGTGACATATTCGAGAAATGGTTTCGAGGAGGATGAagacaataatttatttttgggggCAATCCACTATAGCGACAGTTTAAAACTGTCAGCTATGCTATAAGCGACGATTTGATAGACCGTCGAGAATTCTTTACCTGACGGTGTAAAACTGTAAGGAATTTCGAGTTTTTTAGTATGTAGTGATCCCTAGTTATACAAAAGTATtaactaaaagaaaagaaaactaaattaatgtaataaaagaaaatacaatcaaGCATTAATGGTGATAATTAATTTGGTGATTTGGGcattcatatataatatttcataacacTACCCATTTGATGTCCATAAAAACTACCTCATTAAAAACTTTACTGAAAAAATTTGGTCAAAAGAAAAGGAAGATAATtcacaagattggaattcatCGATTTAGACATtagtggagatcttctaatcgacaaAGTCCAATCTTATGAActatcttctcaaatgttgatgttggtaatgactTTGTGAATAAGCCTGCAAGATTAACACTTGATTGAATTTGTTGAACACctatatgcattttcttgaaatgTATAAAGGAGAATTTggtgaaatatattttaattctatCTCCTTCATTGTACCCTTCTTTTAGTTGAGTGATGCGAGGAGTGTTATCTTCATAGAGTACTGTTTGTGTTGATACTTCGTTACAGAGTGCAATTCATATATTTTctgaatatgctatgtcaatgatctcacccAAATaaattctctacttgcttcataaattacaagtatgttaacatgatttaaagTTACCTCGTTAAAAGCATTGTCAAGAAAATCCAGTGGGACAAAAACCTGagcaaagaaaaaaagagtgcaatatatatttaatattcataattatttgcaagtttcCTCGTTAAAAATCTTTTCAGGAAAACctagtgggacaaaacctaagCTAAGGGGAAAAGAGtacaacatgaatatgtctccccctcatgcacatatgatccataattattttagtgataatatatctcataagattatcgttatcacttttaaaatatcgtCGTATATTATctatgatcatatattttctataactcttccagagtatgtgtGTACTTCTAAATTATGTATGAGGAGTTCGTGGAAGAtcaatattttgctaacttatTTAATCATTCATGCATGCGTATGTACAATGTTGTTCATacaaaagtttgaaattttaagtaatatgaaaataatacgttaatgataatataaattttcatttgtgataATGAGGGTACTCTAAgatcatatatttgttccattcttattgtatgatcttaatttccatatcaaatgattatatatttataattattgatGCATATGAAGTACTACAGGACTTCTCTACTAATGAACAGATTATATacattgaatatttttcaaaatataaaagaaataaaagtttgttcttcagtcatttataatatatcaaaaattcttcaagagtctatcacaacgtataatttacgaatttatattgcatagacaatcatacatattttttaaataacaatttacttacatgtctttatttcatacaaagatcgtTGTCATATATATAGTGCGCGCAGTTTTGAATACAACTATTAAATTGTACctcttcaaaattaaaataagaaaaattcaatattttttttagtaaatctaagaaaattaatttagattataagaaaaaaaaaattttgaacgataaagaaaattaaaaaataaattaaaatttcaaaactaaGTAAACGatttaaaaaattgtatatttttttttattaaaaatctatttaggtataaaaaaatatattaaaaattaagtttttgtaAAGATTAAATTTTAGGGGAACAAGTTAGAGTCTATTTTTTTCCTCCAAGAATTTAGATTTGTTTAAGTAACAAGAATTtagtttttaacttttttcaaaataatttatatttttcttgaattttaattatttttctttattttttttagatataagtttataaatataaataaaattgactttttcttcaaaaaatcctaatttgtttaaattatttattgaattttcaataattttagtgttatttttatgttacgtgtttatatataaaataaaatttaaaaatattcttttgTTAAGAATAATTTAGATTTTGTAAGTTAAACTTAatgttgttttaattaatttaatatttttatcaaatttattaataactttttattaatttttttttaaattatcagaataatataacttttaaaattattttttttttaataaaataggaattttttttttgtatttgtcaAAGTTTAAgggataaaaatactaatttttaacggtaaaagaaacaaaacctaACAGAAGGGACATCATTATgtaaatgttatattttaagaaaattttttaACAAGCTATATATTTTAGAGGACAAAGATCAGGTAGTGTCGAAAGTTTAAGATAAAAACTGTTAATTATTCTTCCTTTTAAATATTTGATTGCCTCAATATAATGGTCAACAATTATATAATATACTTtgtgatataaaaaaaaatatagtactgGAGCTATGGGTTTTTTAAGGATTTATGGAGTTTAAAAGTTCCCCCTAAAGTCAGCAACCTTTTATGGAGGGCAGCTTTAGGCTGGTTACCAACTTGTGTCCAATTAGAAAAAAGACACGTTCCATTTAACCCAACATGCCCCCTTTGTCTCACTACAGCTGAAACTATTTTTCATGCGTTAGTTGGGTGTGTTCATGCTCGTGCTTGCTGGAACATTAAGTGTGGATGTTGGCAGCAATATGGATGATGATTTCAGCAATTGGCTGCTGGTGCTGCAATGCCGAGGAAGATAAGGCGAGTTGGAGGAGGCGGCTATGGCACTACAAGAAAAATGAGCATTAATGAGGACAAATTTCGTTGGCAAAAACCCCTGTTTTCATCAGTATTGCGCATCAATGAGGACATTTCGTTGGTAAAAAGTCGTTGGGAAAAACGATTATCAACAACGACTTTTTAAGTCGTTGAGAATAAAAATTATCAACAACGACAGTGTTGTTgggaataatatttttttttaagatctgAGTGCATCAACAACGACATTGTCGTTATTGatattattatcaataatatCAATAACAACAATGTTGTTATTGAAGAGcttctatgaaaaaaaaataattatattaaaattatttgtaattaattattaatatataatattatattaaaattgttaattttaatttaattttttttaattatttaattaattaatatataaaattattgaattaattaagatataaaattatttaactaaaagaaaatatttagaGTCACTAATATTACAATAAAAAGTGAGTCATAAACATTATAGTACTGCCTacctaaatataaattagtgttcataaaatattaaCAAACATATTAGACCGATAGTtcgtaaaattaaaatagatattCTAAAAGAAGTTTATAGTAGCATCGTCCTCATCACTAGCATCTCGAGGAACATCCGACCCAGGAACATCCGGCATCTGTGGGTAGTATGGCGGCATTTGCGAGCTGGTCATCATCTGAGATGTCTGCTGCCCATGTAGTGTCGGCATCATTTGAGATGTCTGCTGCCCTTGTTGTGTCGGCATCATCTGAGAAGTCTGTTGTCCTAGATGTGTCGGCATCATTTGAGATTTCTGCTCCCATGGTTGTGTCGGCATCGTCTGCGATGTGTTCTGATATTGCTGCCCTTGTGTCGACATTTGAACATTTTGCGGCATCTGTGACATTTGTGGCATCCGAGGCTCTGACACATGAGACGTCTGAGGCGACTGAAACATAAACTGCAAGTATGACTGGTACATTTGACTGTGAAATTGCTCAGGACTTAACATTCCAGGCGAAGGAACAAGAGGTTGTTGTAGCAGAGGCTGTTGTAGCAGTTGCTGAAACGAAGTAGGAGTCTGATGCGGCTGCTGAAAACCCATTGGGTTAAAACCCATTTGAGAGCGAGACGGTTGAGGATGTATGGGTTGGGTTGGAGCTGCATCATTCATCTCAACATCCATTGGTTCCCGACATTCACGTGACATTTGTTGAGTCAACGTCTATATTTGTTTCTGTAACTCAACAACTGTTTCCCGTAAGTCCGGTTGATTAGCAGTTGCAGGTTGTGAGCGTCGTCCTGATGATTGGCCTTTCAACTTGCGACCCACTCCTCGTTGATGGTCACGCCTCTCTCCAAGTGTTTTCTGAAGAATCTCAAGTTCTGAAACTTGTGAAGATTCAGGAGCACTATTTCGAGTTGTCAACATCTCTTCctataatataaataagttaGAAATCAAGCAAAGTtacaattatttgaaaatatttaaaagttattattttatatatcttacatatttatttttggcAGCCTCATTGATGAAGGTGTTGGTGTCTTTCTTAGTATGACATTCTTTCCAAGTCTCAATGTAACCCCTTCCTTGCTGATAAATATAACTtgttagaaaattatatttaaagtaaactttgtaaaatagaaatttaatatattaacttACTTTTTGACGAAGAATCTCAGCCATAGTTACCGACCCTGTTGTTGAAGAGAATTTCATCTTCTGTCGATTGATAGAGTTTTGCTTCGACCGTTGAATGAAATCAGGAGTTGTGAACAATTCACATATTAGTCGCCATTGGTCTTCATTAAGTTCATTGGGAGGGTTCTTCACTGCATTTTCAAAGTCTTCTGGGTTTTTGTAATATTCTCTGAAGTGTTGAAATCTAATATTCTTTCTTATTTTGTACTTCTCGGCCATCTCAGCTATCGAAATAGCTACTAACTTTGGATGACTGTCCAACTGGTAATAATGCTGCatatgacaaaaaaaaattaaaataacatggtAATAATCACATTTATTGGTgtagataaattaataattatttacccGAAGCTTGGTTAAGATGAGGTGTTTGTACTGCTTCGGGACATTTGCCCAACTTGGATGATGTCCAGACACATGCAGTGCAACCTCTCGCCCTACCAATCGAGGAAAAGCTTTACTCTCCAAGCCTACTATTTTGTTCGAGACACTGTCAACTTCTAATGGCAACGGGCCAGTAGAGTTTTTTCTTCTCTCTTCTAACTTTACTAAAACATTCCTCCCACGGCCTTTTCTCGTGTCACCACCTATGTTGCCATCAAAAATGTATATGTGTGAAtagttgaattaaaaaattaaacacttagatagaaaaataacaaaaatacctgAAGCCTCGCACGCAGTCGGTAACCTAGTAGGATCTAATGGGTCATCCCCGCCACCATCTCCACCATGATAGTTAGCAACATCTGTTGACATTTTAtgctaaaaatagaataataaaatCATATGAGTCCTTACTTAAGAGAATACGAACAACTCATTAACTCTTAAATTTGTTCTTTTACAATAATTTGTTGAGACAAaaggattaaaaaaatataactagtcaTCAATACAAACAGTACTAAAATCCATTATTCACAATCATCATCACTAATGAAATGCAAATTTGTTGCGGGCGCTTCTTCAATTTCATCTTCAAGATGATCAATAAGCAAATCATCCTCCAGGTCTTCTGCaatttcttcatcttcatcatcccTACTATCATCAACATTTGCAACCATCTCAGAACTTTGAGGGTCATCTACAATTGTTGGAGAATCATTAGTTCGTTGGACATTCAACTCCCCCAAATCCACTGATAGTGTAAAATTTGATGAGTTTGTGtcatgtacaacatcaacatcatCTGTCTCATTAGAAGCAGCCAAAATATTTTTCCAAACTTGGTGGTGATGGACATTATGAATAACTCTCCAATTACGACCTCTAACTAGATCATCCACAAAGAAAACTTGCTTAGCTTGACTGGCAAGAATGTATGGATCATCTTTGTACCATACACCACTAACATTTATGCTAGTGATATTATTTTCGataatgatttttttctttctcggATCTGTGTTGAACCACTTACACCGAAATAATACAATTGAATATGcaccactaaaggacaaatgcAATATTTCTT includes:
- the LOC133030599 gene encoding uncharacterized protein LOC133030599, with amino-acid sequence MDVEMNDAAPTQPIHPQPSRSQMGFNPMGFQQPHQTPTSFQQLLQQPLLQQPLVPSPGMLSPEQFHSQMYQSYLQFMFQSPQTSHVSEPRMPQMSQMPQNVQMSTQGQQYQNTSQTMPTQPWEQKSQMMPTHLGQQTSQMMPTQQGQQTSQMMPTLHGQQTSQMMTSSQMPPYYPQMPDVPGSDVPRDASDEDDATINFF